The DNA region GCCTGCACGAGGCTGGCGGCCCAGATCACCACGTCGGCGTCCGCGATGGCCCGGGCGGCCCGGAACGTCAGCAGATCGGCGGCGCCGGGACCGGCTCCGACGAAGGTCACCTTGCCGGTGGGGGCGGCATCGGCCATGAGGGGATTCCTCTCGTACGGACTCGTACAGGACGGGGACTGATGAAACAGAACGGGGACTGTTGAAGGGGAGACGCGGGCTGAGAACGGGGGCTGAGGACTGGGCTGAGGACGGGAACCTGAGACGGGGCTGAAGACGGGGGCTGAAGCAGGCGTGCGGCCCGGGGACGGGGCCGGGGGAGTGGCCCGTGGGGCCGTGGGGCGGGTGCGCGATGCGGGGACGGGCTCAATCGGCTAGCAAGAGCGCATGGCGGTGTTCGTGGCGCTCGGCGCGTTCGTGATGACACTCGTCGGCGGCTGGACCGCCGGGCGGGTCACCGACCGGCGCCATCTGGTGCTCGGTCTCGCGGGCGGCCTGATGCTCGGCGTGGTCGGCCTCGACCTGCTGCCCGAAGCCCTGGAGGCGGCCGGCGGACCCGTCTTCGGCGTACCGGCGGCGCTGCTCCTCGCCGTGGCGGGCTTCCTGTTCGCGCACGTGGTGGAGCGGCTGCTCGCGCTGCGCCGGTCGGCGCACGGGGCCGCCGAGCACCCGGGCGGCCGGGTCCCCGAGGTCGGCCTGACGGCGGCCGCGGCGATGGTCGGCCACAGCGTGATGGACGGCGTCGCGATCGGCGCCGCGTTCCAGGTGGGCGGCGGCATGGGCGTGGCGGTGGCGGTCGCCGTCATCGCCCACGACTTCGCGGACGGCTTCAACACGTACACGATCACCCGGCTGTACGGGAACGCGCGCCGCAGGGCCGTGGCGATGCTCCTCGCGGACGCGGCGGCCCCGGTCGTGGGCGCGGCGACCACGCTGGCCTTCACCATTCCGGAGCAACTGCTCGGCGGATATCTCGGCTTCTTCGGCGGCGCCCTGCTCTACCTCGCCGCCGCCGAGATCCTGCCCGAGGCCCACCACGACCACCCGGCGCGCTCGACGCTGCTGTGCACGGTGGCGGGGGCGGCGTTCATCTGGCTGGTGGTGGGCATCGCCGAGTGAGGCGCGCGCCCGGTCGAAGGTCACAGCTTCCCGCCCCGCCCGCCCTCGCGCCGCGCGGGCGCGATGAGCGTCGACAGGTACGGCAGCGGCCCGTCGCCCAGTTCGGCGGCGCCGCGAATGGACTCCTCGGGCAGCCCGAGGGCCGACCCCCACACCGCGTCCCCGGTCCGCCCCGTCTCCCGCAGCGCCGCCGCGACCTCGTGCGCGAGCCGCCCGAACTTGTACGCCACCACGGTCCCGGGCCCGGCGAGCGCGTCCTTCAGGACGGCGGCCCCCGCCGTCACCGGCACCAGCGTCAACGGCTCGGTGCCCTCGGTGAGGACGGCCCCGCTGCGCGCCGCGAGGTCCTGCATGGCCGTGATCCCGGGCACCGTCTCGACGCCGACGCCCGGCACCAGCTCCTCGATGGTCTGCGCGAGATAGGTGAACGTCGAGTACACATTGGGGTCGCCGATGGTGGCGAACGCCACCGTGCCGTGCTCCCGCAGCAGTTCCGCGACGCGCTCCCCGGCCGCGTCCCAGGCCGCCTCGCGCCGCGCCCGGTCGGTGCGCTCGTTCAACGCGAACACGACCCGGACGACCCGCTCCGCCGGAACGTAGTGCAGCACCGTCGCCTCGGCCCGGCCCCGCTCGCCGGTGTCCATGACGGGGACGACGACGACATCGGCGGCGCGCAGCGCGTTCACCCCCTTGACGGTCACGAGCTCGGGGTCACCGGGGCCCACCCCGACCCCGATCAGCCTGCTGTCGCTGTCACTCATGCCTTGCACCTCTCCATGAACCGACGGGCGATCCCGGGTTCGGCGGCCCAGTGCGTGTGCACGTAACTCGCGTGCACACCCTGTTGTACGAAACCTTCGACGCGCCGTTCAGGAGCGTGCAGCCCCCACGCGGGAGCCGCCCCCGCGCCCGGCTCCACGACCGTGCGGTGGAACTCGTGCCCGCGCATCCGCGTACCCACGCCCGCGAGGACACTGTCCGACACGGCGACGGCCTCGCGATACCCCAGCGTCAGCCGCTCCGACATCCGCGCCGTCGCGTCCAGCACCCCGCACATCGGCTTCCCGTCCAACTCCCGCGCCAGATAGAGCAGCCCCGCACACTCGGCGGCGACGGGCGCGCCGCTCCCGGCGAGTTCCGCCACGGCCTTCCGCAAGGGCTCGTTGGCGGACAACTCCGGCGCGTACACCTCGGGAAACCCACCACCGATGACGAGCCCTCGGGTGCCGCGGGGCAACTCCTCGTCGTGCAGCGGATCGAAGGTCACGACCTCGGCTCCGGCGGCGGTCAGCAGCTCGGCATGCTCGGCGTAGGAGAAGGAGAAAGCGGCGCCTCCGGCAAGGGCGACGACAGGTCGCCCACTTTCGGGCCCGCCCGGCGAAGTTGCAGCCCGTCCGGCGTTTGAGGACGAGGCGCGAAGCGCCGATTCGGCGGCGGCATGTCCCACCCGCACGGGAGACCCACCCCCGGGGTCCGGGGCGGAGCCCCGGTTTCGGGAAGGGGCGGGACTGGGGAAGGCCCCGCAGGGCGACCACCCCGCACCCGAAAGCCCCGGCGCACTCCGCGCCAACGCCAACACTGCCTCAAGGTCAACCCCGCCCCGCACCTGCGAGGCCAACGCGGCCACAGCCGCAAGAGCTTCCCCCCGCCGCTCGGCAACAGGTACGAGCCCCAGATGCCGCGAGGGCGCCCGAACCTGAGAAGCCCGCCGCAAGGCACCCAGCACCGGCACCCCGGAAGAATCCAACGCCTCCCGCAACAACTCCTCGTGCCGCTCCGACCCCACCTTGTTGAGAATCACCCCACCGACCCGAACCTCCGGATCCCAAGAGGCGAACCCATGCACGAGCGCGGCCACGGACCGGGACTGCGACGACGCGTCGACGACCAGCACGACAGGAGCCCGCAGCAACTTGGCGACATGCGCGGTGGAGGCCAGCTCCCCCTGCCCGGCGGCCCCGTCGTACAGCCCCATCACACCCTCGACCACGGCCAGATCACACCCGGCGGAGCCATGCGCGAACAGCGGGGCGACCAGCTCGGGCCCGCACAGATACGCGTCGAGGTTCCGCCCCGGGCGGCCCGTGGCCAGCGAGTGGTATCCGGGGTCGATGTAGTCGGGCCCGACCTTGTGCGCGGACACGGCGAGCCCGGCCTGCGCGAAGGCGGCCATCAACCCGGTCGCGACCGTCGTCTTCCCACTCCCGGAAGACGGCGCCGCGACAACGACACGTGCTACCACTCGATGCCCCGCTGCCCCTTCTGACCGGCGTCCATGGGGTGCTTGACCTTGGACATGTCGGTGACGAGGTCGGCGTACTCCACGAGCGCGGCCGGCGCGTTGCGCCCGGTGATCACGACATGCTGGGTCCCGGGCCGGGCCTTCAGCACGGCGACGACCTCCTCGACGTCGATCCACCCCCAGTGCATGGGGTAGGCGAACTCGTCGAGGACGTACAGCCGGTACGTCTCGGCGGCGAGGTCCCGCTTGACCTGCTCCCACCCCTCACGGGCCTTGTCCTCGTTGCTCATCTCGCCGTCGGCCGGGGCACGCTGGATCCAGGACCACCCCTCACCCATCTTGTGCCAGTCGACGGACCCGCCCTGGCCGCTCGCGCCGAGCACCCGCAGCGCGTTCTCCTCGCCGACCTTCCACTTCGCCGACTTCACGAACTGGAACACTCCGATCGGCCACCCCTGATTCCAGGCCCGCAGCGCGAGCCCGAAGGCGGCGGTCGACTTGCCCTTGCCGATCCCGGTGTGCACGACGACGAGCGGCCGATTGCGCCGCTGACGCGTCGTGAGCCCGTCGTCGGGCACGACACTCGGCTGACCCTGAGGCATCAGGCGACCCTCCTCGCGGAGCCGTACGACCCCTGAACGTCCTTCACGAGCCCGGCGATCGAGTCCGCCCGCAGCTCGTCCAGCGTCACCGCGGTCCCGCCGAGCTCCCCGGCCAGCTGCCCCGCGAGCCCGAGCCGCACCGGCCCCGACTCGCAGTCCACGACCACCGAGGCCTGCCCCTCGGCGGCGAGGAGCCGCGCGGCACGCCCGGCCTGCGCGACCGGCTCCACACCACCGGTGGCCCGGCCGTCGGTCACCACGATCACCAGCGGCCGCCGCGCGGGATCCCGCAGCCGCTCGACCCGCAGCACCTCGTGGGCGCGCAGCAGCCCGGCCGCGAGCGGCGTACGCCCGCCGGTGGGCAGCGACTCCAGGCGCGCGGCCGCCGCGTCCACGGACGACGTGGGCGGCAACGCCACGTCCGCCCCCGTCCCCCGGAACGTCACGAGCCCCACCTTGTCCCGCCGCTGGTAGGCGTCGAGCAGCAGCGAGAGCACCGCGCCCTTCACGGCGCTCATCCGCTGCCGCGCCGCCATCGACCCCGACGCGTCCACGACGAACAGCACGAGATTGCCCTCGCGCCCCTCGCGCGTGGCCTGCCGCAGATCGTCCCGGCGCACCACGAGCCCCCGCCCGGACCGCCCGCGCGCCCGCTGATGGGGCGCGGCGGCCTGCACGGTCGCCGCCAGGTGCAGCTTCGTGAGCGCACCCCGCGGCCGCCGCGCACCCGTCGTGCGGCCGTGCTCGGTGCGCGCCCGGGACCGCCGCCCCGCCGCGCCCTCACCGAGCCCCGGCACGCTCAGGACCTTCGTGCGGAACGGCTCACCGGCGCGCACGGCCTGCTGCTCGCCCGCGCCGCCAGCCCCCGGCTGCCCGTCGTCGGCGGCCTCGGGCGTCGCGGCGGCGCCGTCCCCGGACTGCTCGGGACCGGAGTCCTGGGGCGGCTGCCCGCCCCCGCCGTCGGGCCCGCCACCGTCGGGGTCGGGCTCGTCGTCCCCGTCGTTCTCCCCGAACTCCTCAAGGGTCTCGTCCAGCTTGTCCTCGTCGAGCCCCGGCGCGTCGAAGGGGTTGCGCCGCCGCCGGTGCGGCAGCGCGAGCAGCGCGGCCTGCCGCACGTCCTCGGCGAGCACGTCCTCACGCCCGGCCCAGGCGGCAAGGGCGGTGGCCGTCCGCGCCATCACGATGTCGGCGCGCATGCCGTCCACCTCGAAGGCCGCGCAGGTCGCCGCGATCTGCCGCAGCGCCCCGTCCCCGAGCCGCACGCGTGGCAGCAGCGCGCGGGCGGCGACGATACGTCCGCGTACGGCACCCTCCTCATCGCCCCAGCGCGCCGCGAACCCGTCCGGGTCGTCGTCGTAGGCGAGCCGCCGCCGCACGACTTCGACGCGCTGGTCGGGCTCGCGGGACGCGGAGACCTCGACGGTGAGCCCGAACCGGTCGAGCAACTGCGGCCGCAGCTCGCCCTCTTCGGGGTTCATGGTCCCGACGAGCAGGAACCGC from Streptomyces flavofungini includes:
- the cobO gene encoding cob(I)yrinic acid a,c-diamide adenosyltransferase, yielding MPQGQPSVVPDDGLTTRQRRNRPLVVVHTGIGKGKSTAAFGLALRAWNQGWPIGVFQFVKSAKWKVGEENALRVLGASGQGGSVDWHKMGEGWSWIQRAPADGEMSNEDKAREGWEQVKRDLAAETYRLYVLDEFAYPMHWGWIDVEEVVAVLKARPGTQHVVITGRNAPAALVEYADLVTDMSKVKHPMDAGQKGQRGIEW
- the cobI gene encoding precorrin-2 C(20)-methyltransferase encodes the protein MSDSDSRLIGVGVGPGDPELVTVKGVNALRAADVVVVPVMDTGERGRAEATVLHYVPAERVVRVVFALNERTDRARREAAWDAAGERVAELLREHGTVAFATIGDPNVYSTFTYLAQTIEELVPGVGVETVPGITAMQDLAARSGAVLTEGTEPLTLVPVTAGAAVLKDALAGPGTVVAYKFGRLAHEVAAALRETGRTGDAVWGSALGLPEESIRGAAELGDGPLPYLSTLIAPARREGGRGGKL
- a CDS encoding putative cobaltochelatase, whose product is MSTPYPFTALVGQDDLRLALLLNAVSPAVGGVLVRGEKGTAKSTAVRALSALLPEVDVVPGCRFSCAPGAPDPSCPDGPHEAGGGVARAARMVELPVGASEDRLVGALDIERALAEGVKAFEPGLLADAHRGILYVDEVNLLHDHLVDLLLDAAAMGASYVEREGVSVRHAARFLLVGTMNPEEGELRPQLLDRFGLTVEVSASREPDQRVEVVRRRLAYDDDPDGFAARWGDEEGAVRGRIVAARALLPRVRLGDGALRQIAATCAAFEVDGMRADIVMARTATALAAWAGREDVLAEDVRQAALLALPHRRRRNPFDAPGLDEDKLDETLEEFGENDGDDEPDPDGGGPDGGGGQPPQDSGPEQSGDGAAATPEAADDGQPGAGGAGEQQAVRAGEPFRTKVLSVPGLGEGAAGRRSRARTEHGRTTGARRPRGALTKLHLAATVQAAAPHQRARGRSGRGLVVRRDDLRQATREGREGNLVLFVVDASGSMAARQRMSAVKGAVLSLLLDAYQRRDKVGLVTFRGTGADVALPPTSSVDAAAARLESLPTGGRTPLAAGLLRAHEVLRVERLRDPARRPLVIVVTDGRATGGVEPVAQAGRAARLLAAEGQASVVVDCESGPVRLGLAGQLAGELGGTAVTLDELRADSIAGLVKDVQGSYGSARRVA
- a CDS encoding ZIP family metal transporter, which encodes MAVFVALGAFVMTLVGGWTAGRVTDRRHLVLGLAGGLMLGVVGLDLLPEALEAAGGPVFGVPAALLLAVAGFLFAHVVERLLALRRSAHGAAEHPGGRVPEVGLTAAAAMVGHSVMDGVAIGAAFQVGGGMGVAVAVAVIAHDFADGFNTYTITRLYGNARRRAVAMLLADAAAPVVGAATTLAFTIPEQLLGGYLGFFGGALLYLAAAEILPEAHHDHPARSTLLCTVAGAAFIWLVVGIAE
- a CDS encoding cobyrinate a,c-diamide synthase, yielding MVARVVVAAPSSGSGKTTVATGLMAAFAQAGLAVSAHKVGPDYIDPGYHSLATGRPGRNLDAYLCGPELVAPLFAHGSAGCDLAVVEGVMGLYDGAAGQGELASTAHVAKLLRAPVVLVVDASSQSRSVAALVHGFASWDPEVRVGGVILNKVGSERHEELLREALDSSGVPVLGALRRASQVRAPSRHLGLVPVAERRGEALAAVAALASQVRGGVDLEAVLALARSAPGLSGAGWSPCGAFPSPAPSRNRGSAPDPGGGSPVRVGHAAAESALRASSSNAGRAATSPGGPESGRPVVALAGGAAFSFSYAEHAELLTAAGAEVVTFDPLHDEELPRGTRGLVIGGGFPEVYAPELSANEPLRKAVAELAGSGAPVAAECAGLLYLARELDGKPMCGVLDATARMSERLTLGYREAVAVSDSVLAGVGTRMRGHEFHRTVVEPGAGAAPAWGLHAPERRVEGFVQQGVHASYVHTHWAAEPGIARRFMERCKA